A genomic window from Arthrobacter globiformis includes:
- a CDS encoding LuxR family transcriptional regulator, translated as MRRLLATFTAVLALAGAGLSLTAPSYAASAPGSAALSAAPADRSVQVQAGTSDAAGTPAPTGTSSPSATPSEPPANPGTGEPEESETNRLEYAPYVIAAVLIITLLIVFIWRRRRGNKTVV; from the coding sequence ATGCGCAGACTGCTTGCTACTTTCACCGCCGTACTTGCCCTTGCCGGTGCCGGGCTTTCGCTCACTGCGCCGTCTTATGCAGCGTCCGCGCCGGGTTCCGCGGCACTGTCCGCCGCCCCCGCGGACAGATCTGTGCAGGTTCAGGCGGGCACGTCCGATGCGGCCGGAACACCGGCGCCGACCGGAACGTCTTCCCCGTCTGCAACCCCGTCCGAGCCTCCTGCCAACCCAGGCACGGGAGAACCGGAAGAGTCGGAAACCAACCGCCTCGAATACGCCCCGTACGTTATCGCGGCGGTATTGATCATCACCCTCCTCATCGTTTTTATCTGGCGACGCCGCCGCGGGAATAAAACCGTGGTCTAA